One segment of Streptomyces roseifaciens DNA contains the following:
- a CDS encoding DUF3566 domain-containing protein: MKAAEAGKAASVADEAESAKAGDNGGKPVAKGSAKAASADPRNAVKAPPRIPGQDGSKAPAGALKKGAPAKGSQAPQAAPQGAGKPGGAAGSVPRPAAPQGAARTGGAAGAAPRPAGRPEPRTRTARLRVAKADPWSVMKVSFLLSIALGVCTIVASAVLWTVMDAMGVFSTVGGTISDATSSSDGGGFDLQSFLSLPHTLLFTSVIAVINVVLATALATLGSFIYNLSAGFVGGVELTLAEDE; this comes from the coding sequence GTGAAGGCCGCCGAGGCCGGGAAGGCTGCATCCGTGGCAGACGAGGCTGAGAGCGCGAAGGCCGGGGACAACGGGGGCAAGCCCGTGGCGAAGGGTTCGGCGAAGGCCGCTTCGGCCGACCCGCGGAACGCCGTCAAGGCTCCGCCCCGGATCCCCGGCCAGGACGGTTCCAAGGCCCCTGCGGGCGCCCTGAAGAAGGGCGCCCCCGCCAAGGGCTCCCAGGCGCCCCAGGCGGCCCCGCAGGGGGCCGGGAAGCCCGGTGGGGCGGCGGGCTCCGTCCCGCGTCCCGCGGCCCCGCAGGGCGCCGCACGCACCGGTGGTGCGGCAGGCGCCGCTCCGCGTCCCGCGGGCCGTCCGGAGCCGCGTACGCGTACGGCACGGCTGCGGGTGGCCAAGGCCGATCCGTGGTCGGTGATGAAGGTCAGCTTCCTGCTGTCGATCGCGCTGGGCGTGTGCACGATCGTGGCGTCGGCGGTGCTGTGGACGGTCATGGACGCCATGGGCGTCTTCTCGACCGTCGGCGGCACCATCAGCGACGCCACGAGCTCCAGTGACGGCGGCGGCTTCGACCTGCAGTCGTTCCTGTCGCTGCCGCACACCCTGCTCTTCACGTCGGTCATCGCCGTGATCAACGTGGTCCTGGCCACCGCGCTGGCCACGCTGGGGTCCTTCATCTACAACCTCTCGGCGGGTTTCGTGGGCGGTGTGGAGCTCACGCTGGCCGAGGACGAATAG